In one window of Fusobacteria bacterium ZRK30 DNA:
- a CDS encoding serine acetyltransferase — MFENIKKDYMNHNREFFNVGFSAMVVYRFGRWRYSIKNKFIRKPFSFIYKLLYFNIKKCGIELPCEVILGDNFQIHHNGGIVVSGYTQFGNNCIIRNGVTIGTARIDRIEAPVIGNNVNMGTGAKILGGIVIGDNVDIGANAVVLKDIPNNCIAVGIPARIIKKDK, encoded by the coding sequence ATGTTTGAAAATATAAAAAAAGATTATATGAATCACAATAGAGAGTTTTTTAATGTTGGATTTTCTGCTATGGTAGTCTATCGTTTCGGACGTTGGAGATACAGTATCAAAAATAAATTTATCAGAAAACCTTTTTCTTTCATCTATAAACTCCTTTATTTTAATATAAAAAAATGTGGAATTGAGCTCCCATGCGAAGTCATCTTAGGAGATAATTTTCAAATTCACCATAATGGAGGAATAGTGGTAAGTGGGTATACTCAATTTGGAAATAATTGTATCATAAGAAATGGAGTGACAATAGGAACTGCACGAATTGATAGGATTGAAGCTCCAGTAATAGGAAATAATGTGAATATGGGTACTGGGGCAAAAATTTTAGGCGGTATTGTAATAGGAGATAATGTTGATATCGGTGCTAATGCTGTAGTTTTAAAAGATATACCAAATAATTGTATAGCTGTTGGAATTCCAGCTAGAATAATAAAAAAAGACAAGTAA
- a CDS encoding glycosyltransferase family 2 protein: MIFIFWLLYIANIFSIFYLSILLFSYLFIKQKTYPIVNTQKSFKLAVLIPAHNEELYIEKCLNSLQRASKGDNTVKFYVIADNCTDSTAGLASKCGADVIVRKDAKKKGKGYALEYVFDKLKDFDYDLYLIVDADSVVEESYFLSIFDGYRKGFEVMQGGYFVKNRVNTKNKLMNLALLVFHGIRPYAREKLGASVGLFGNGFAVSKKVITEIPYRAYSIVEDVEYHLKLIDKNKKVHYIKEAKLYADFPISKEGTATQRARWEGGRLLIIKTYLPKLIVKFLKGKVNFVEPILELITLPMAYIVVILLLLLLSGSPFFILFSVYGFLLIGIYVIIAVKKFGDRTDFISLIGVPSYVFWKIIKLPLIFKNSKKNTNWKRTKRD; encoded by the coding sequence ATGATTTTTATTTTCTGGTTACTTTATATAGCTAATATTTTTTCTATATTTTATTTGAGTATTTTATTATTTTCTTATTTATTTATAAAACAGAAAACTTACCCCATTGTAAACACACAGAAATCTTTTAAATTGGCTGTATTGATTCCTGCACATAATGAGGAACTCTATATAGAAAAATGTTTAAACTCCCTTCAGAGAGCTTCTAAGGGGGATAATACGGTTAAATTTTATGTTATTGCTGATAACTGCACAGATAGTACTGCTGGTCTTGCATCGAAATGTGGAGCAGATGTAATAGTAAGGAAGGATGCTAAGAAAAAAGGTAAGGGATATGCCCTGGAATATGTATTTGATAAATTAAAAGATTTTGATTACGACCTCTATCTTATTGTGGATGCTGACAGTGTGGTGGAAGAAAGTTATTTTCTTTCAATCTTTGATGGATATAGAAAAGGGTTTGAAGTGATGCAGGGAGGGTATTTTGTAAAGAACAGGGTTAATACCAAAAATAAATTGATGAATTTAGCACTTTTAGTATTTCATGGGATCAGACCCTATGCCAGGGAAAAATTAGGTGCATCTGTAGGTCTATTTGGAAATGGATTTGCTGTGAGTAAAAAAGTAATCACTGAAATACCATATAGAGCTTACTCTATAGTAGAAGATGTTGAATATCATTTGAAATTAATAGATAAAAATAAAAAAGTTCATTATATTAAAGAGGCTAAATTATATGCTGATTTCCCTATATCTAAAGAGGGGACAGCCACTCAAAGAGCAAGATGGGAAGGAGGAAGGTTATTGATAATTAAGACTTATCTTCCAAAGTTAATTGTTAAATTTTTAAAAGGGAAAGTTAATTTTGTAGAGCCAATATTGGAACTGATTACTCTGCCTATGGCTTATATAGTAGTAATTCTTTTATTGCTGCTCTTATCAGGCTCACCATTTTTTATTTTATTTTCTGTCTATGGTTTTTTACTCATAGGAATTTATGTCATTATAGCAGTGAAAAAATTTGGTGACAGAACGGATTTTATATCTCTTATAGGGGTTCCTTCCTATGTATTTTGGAAGATAATAAAACTTCCCCTGATCTTTAAAAATAGTAAAAAAAATACAAATTGGAAAAGAACTAAGAGAGATTAG
- a CDS encoding glycosyltransferase family 2 protein: MDISIIIVSFNTKDLLIECIESLKKEIESLKNKYPMAKTEIIIVENGSHDGSDLMLKEQYSDLELYFSEINLGFGEGNNVGMRVAKGEFVILLNSDAFFEEKSLLKSYELMLNNPDVGIGVGKLIGRDRVFQPSKRSFPSIFNDFFKLSGLENKYPTSKIFGRGDYLYESPDLERECDWGPGAFNIIRNKVLKEVGLFDDAFFLYYEEVDLAKRIKNAGYRIYYWPQIEVIHIGGESAKSLDLKRVAKSGNQLTLWRLQSQYIYYKKHHGSFIAYCSKFVESSWSKLRILKSSDQAKKDYLWNHVETISEAWNNTKGGKISPPKPWK, translated from the coding sequence ATGGATATTTCAATTATTATAGTTTCATTTAATACAAAAGATTTACTTATTGAGTGTATTGAAAGTCTGAAAAAAGAGATAGAAAGTTTAAAAAATAAATATCCCATGGCAAAAACCGAGATAATTATTGTAGAAAATGGTTCACATGATGGCAGTGATCTTATGTTGAAAGAACAATATTCAGATTTAGAGCTTTATTTTTCAGAGATCAATTTAGGTTTTGGTGAAGGAAATAATGTGGGAATGAGAGTTGCAAAGGGAGAATTTGTAATTTTATTAAATTCTGATGCTTTTTTTGAAGAAAAGTCATTGTTAAAATCATATGAATTGATGTTAAATAATCCTGATGTTGGAATAGGAGTAGGTAAATTAATAGGGCGTGATCGGGTATTTCAGCCTTCTAAAAGATCTTTCCCCAGCATTTTTAATGACTTTTTTAAATTAAGTGGTTTAGAGAATAAATATCCCACTTCTAAAATATTTGGCCGGGGTGACTACCTCTATGAGTCGCCTGATTTAGAAAGGGAGTGTGACTGGGGGCCAGGAGCATTTAATATCATAAGAAATAAAGTGTTAAAGGAAGTTGGGTTATTTGACGATGCTTTCTTTCTCTATTATGAAGAGGTAGATCTGGCTAAAAGAATTAAAAATGCGGGCTATAGGATCTATTACTGGCCTCAAATAGAGGTAATTCATATAGGAGGAGAATCTGCTAAATCTCTGGATCTAAAAAGAGTAGCTAAATCAGGAAACCAGTTAACTCTTTGGAGACTGCAGAGTCAGTATATATACTATAAAAAACATCACGGATCTTTTATAGCTTACTGTTCAAAATTTGTAGAATCCAGCTGGAGTAAATTAAGGATCCTTAAATCTTCAGATCAGGCAAAGAAAGATTATTTATGGAATCATGTAGAAACAATTTCTGAAGCGTGGAATAACACTAAAGGGGGGAAAATATCACCTCCTAAACCATGGAAGTAG
- the rfbC gene encoding dTDP-4-dehydrorhamnose 3,5-epimerase, protein MNKFKKIKTGIDELIIIEPTIFGDDRGFFLESYSKRDFEALGISDEFVQYNHSKSKKGVLRGLHFQTKNPQGKLVRVISGAVLDVGVDLRHGSKTFGQWYKVLLSAENKKMYYIPKGFAHGFLTLEDDTEFQYKCTDYYTPEFDSGILWNDEDININWDFEKYNIDESELLLSEKDKVQQSLKEFLNKGVKL, encoded by the coding sequence ATGAATAAATTTAAAAAAATAAAAACAGGAATAGATGAACTTATAATCATTGAACCAACCATATTTGGAGATGATAGAGGTTTTTTTTTAGAAAGTTATTCTAAAAGGGATTTCGAAGCTCTGGGTATAAGTGATGAATTTGTACAATATAACCACTCTAAATCTAAAAAAGGAGTTCTTCGGGGGTTACATTTTCAAACCAAAAATCCCCAAGGTAAATTGGTAAGGGTAATTTCTGGAGCTGTTTTAGACGTAGGTGTAGATCTCCGTCATGGGAGTAAAACTTTCGGCCAGTGGTATAAGGTTCTCTTGAGTGCAGAAAATAAAAAGATGTACTATATCCCTAAAGGATTCGCACATGGATTTTTAACTTTAGAGGATGACACCGAATTTCAATATAAATGTACAGACTATTACACTCCTGAATTTGATTCAGGAATACTTTGGAACGATGAAGATATCAATATTAACTGGGATTTTGAAAAATATAACATAGATGAAAGCGAGTTGTTACTTTCAGAGAAAGATAAGGTACAACAATCATTGAAAGAATTTTTAAATAAAGGAGTTAAGTTATGA
- a CDS encoding glycosyltransferase family 4 protein yields the protein MKIAYLVSEFPGISHTFILREIEELKKNNVEVVTVSINNPQNLEKMDEKERLYYNSTLYLKREFKKNILKYFFKIFTLQGVNIFFSTMKLNYFKGPKSLLKTIGYFLEELVLLTYLKKLEVTHVHIHFANPAASLLLPINKHTDIDYSLSVHGPEIFYNTDKNLLEEKFKDAVFIRGIGFFCRSQIMRFLETKQWEKVHMVPCGVDPEIYSRSQLPKNEIVNIVSVGRLTPSKGQIIILKALKRLVKKGVDFKLNIIGGGVDDSLLKSYTKENDLESYINFLGVRSREETKEILKDMDIFTLPSFAEGIPVSLMEAMSMEIPVVSTAINGIPELIQNDKNGYLVMPSDIEGLSEIFEKLILDDVLRKKIGQEGRKIIKNKYNIYKSADKMVELFKTY from the coding sequence ATGAAAATAGCTTATTTAGTAAGTGAGTTTCCAGGGATATCTCATACATTTATCTTACGGGAAATAGAGGAGTTAAAAAAAAATAATGTAGAAGTAGTAACAGTATCTATAAACAACCCTCAAAATTTAGAGAAAATGGATGAAAAAGAAAGGCTTTATTACAATAGTACCTTATATCTAAAAAGGGAATTTAAAAAAAATATTCTCAAATATTTTTTTAAGATATTTACACTTCAAGGGGTAAATATATTTTTTTCAACAATGAAATTAAACTATTTTAAAGGTCCTAAAAGTCTTTTAAAAACCATTGGGTATTTCTTGGAAGAGTTGGTTCTTTTAACATATTTAAAAAAATTAGAGGTAACTCATGTTCATATTCATTTTGCCAATCCGGCGGCTTCTCTGCTCCTGCCGATAAATAAACACACAGACATAGATTATAGTCTCAGTGTACATGGGCCGGAAATTTTTTATAATACGGATAAGAATTTATTGGAGGAAAAATTCAAAGATGCGGTTTTTATACGGGGAATAGGATTTTTTTGCAGGAGTCAGATTATGAGGTTTTTAGAAACTAAACAATGGGAGAAGGTTCATATGGTCCCATGTGGAGTGGACCCGGAAATTTATAGTAGATCTCAGCTGCCTAAAAATGAAATAGTTAATATAGTATCAGTAGGAAGGCTCACACCTAGTAAAGGACAGATTATAATCTTGAAAGCATTGAAAAGATTGGTTAAAAAAGGAGTGGATTTTAAGCTTAACATCATAGGTGGAGGGGTTGATGATTCTCTTTTAAAATCTTATACAAAAGAGAATGATTTAGAGTCTTATATAAATTTTTTAGGAGTGAGATCAAGGGAGGAAACTAAGGAAATTTTAAAAGATATGGATATATTTACACTACCATCTTTTGCTGAAGGAATCCCGGTCTCATTGATGGAAGCGATGTCCATGGAAATACCAGTTGTAAGTACCGCAATAAACGGAATACCGGAATTGATTCAAAATGATAAAAATGGATATTTGGTTATGCCAAGTGATATAGAGGGGCTTTCAGAAATCTTTGAAAAATTAATTTTAGATGATGTCCTTCGAAAAAAGATCGGACAGGAAGGAAGGAAAATTATAAAGAATAAATATAATATCTATAAGTCTGCTGATAAAATGGTAGAACTTTTTAAAACTTATTGA
- the rfbA gene encoding glucose-1-phosphate thymidylyltransferase RfbA translates to MKGIVLAGGSGTRLYPITKAISKQINPIYDKPMIYYPLSMLMLAGIREVLIISTPRDIGVFEELLGSGSDYGIQLEYAIQESPNGLAEAFIIGEEFLGDSPCALVLGDNVFYGHGLTGKLKGAFEKRKGATIFGYPVNNPEDFGVVEFNENGEAISLEEKPKKPKSNFAIPGLYFYDNTVIEKAKKVKPSPRGELEITSLNQIYLDEGNLSVINLGRGMAWLDTGTQEGLLDAANFVSTVQKRQGIMVSCLEEIAYLKGWIDKEKVVELAKPLLKSNYGRYLMNLIK, encoded by the coding sequence ATGAAAGGAATTGTATTAGCAGGTGGATCTGGGACAAGGCTCTACCCTATAACTAAAGCAATCAGTAAACAAATAAATCCCATATATGATAAACCTATGATCTACTACCCTCTTTCTATGCTTATGTTAGCAGGAATTAGAGAAGTGTTAATAATTTCTACACCTCGTGATATAGGTGTTTTTGAGGAATTATTAGGAAGTGGATCTGATTATGGAATCCAGTTGGAGTATGCCATACAAGAGTCTCCAAATGGTTTAGCCGAAGCTTTTATAATAGGAGAGGAATTTCTTGGGGATAGCCCGTGTGCTCTTGTATTAGGAGATAATGTGTTTTACGGTCATGGATTAACTGGTAAGCTCAAAGGTGCTTTTGAAAAAAGAAAGGGAGCCACAATCTTCGGATACCCAGTTAATAATCCAGAAGACTTTGGTGTTGTTGAGTTCAACGAAAATGGAGAAGCTATATCTTTAGAAGAAAAACCAAAAAAACCTAAATCAAATTTTGCTATACCGGGGCTATATTTTTACGACAATACAGTCATAGAAAAAGCTAAAAAAGTTAAACCTTCTCCTCGTGGAGAATTAGAAATAACATCCTTAAATCAAATCTATTTAGATGAAGGGAACTTAAGCGTAATCAACTTAGGCCGTGGTATGGCATGGCTGGATACAGGAACTCAGGAAGGCTTATTAGATGCAGCTAACTTTGTTTCTACAGTCCAGAAGAGACAGGGGATTATGGTTAGCTGCTTAGAAGAGATAGCATATTTAAAGGGATGGATAGATAAAGAAAAGGTAGTAGAGTTAGCAAAGCCATTGTTGAAGTCAAATTATGGCAGATATTTAATGAATTTGATAAAGTAG
- the rfbD gene encoding dTDP-4-dehydrorhamnose reductase produces the protein MILITGANGQLGQDFQKLFTDLNIDYIATDHKELDITNKIDLEAFIKNKNFTHIINCAAYNNVDKAEVEKELCYQLNTIAPNILAEIANKIDAVYVTYSSDFVFGENKNIPYIETDEVSPLSIYGKTKAQGEKLVSITHNKSYIIRTSWVFGMGNNNFNKQVINWSKNNEKLSIVDDQISSPTYSYDLALFSWELIQTNKYGLYHITNSGEASKFDQAKYILNSIGWKGTLERAKTSDFNLAAKRSKYSKLSNEKVEKILGIKMPAWQDGIDRFLKEFNH, from the coding sequence ATGATATTAATTACAGGAGCTAATGGACAATTAGGCCAGGATTTTCAAAAACTATTTACTGATCTGAACATTGATTATATTGCAACTGATCACAAAGAACTTGATATTACCAATAAAATTGATCTTGAAGCGTTTATTAAAAATAAAAATTTTACCCATATTATTAATTGTGCTGCTTATAATAATGTAGACAAAGCTGAGGTAGAAAAAGAACTATGTTATCAATTGAATACAATTGCACCGAATATATTAGCTGAAATAGCCAACAAAATAGATGCGGTTTATGTCACTTATTCCAGTGATTTTGTTTTCGGAGAAAACAAAAATATTCCCTATATCGAAACCGATGAAGTTTCTCCATTATCCATCTATGGGAAAACCAAAGCTCAGGGGGAAAAACTGGTATCAATTACACACAATAAATCTTATATTATAAGAACTTCCTGGGTTTTTGGTATGGGAAACAATAACTTCAATAAGCAAGTTATTAACTGGTCAAAAAATAATGAAAAATTGAGTATTGTAGACGATCAAATATCTTCTCCTACATATTCTTACGATCTGGCACTATTTTCATGGGAATTAATCCAAACTAATAAATACGGATTATATCATATAACAAATAGTGGTGAAGCAAGTAAATTTGACCAAGCTAAGTATATCTTAAATTCTATTGGATGGAAAGGGACACTTGAACGGGCTAAAACAAGTGATTTTAATTTAGCAGCTAAAAGGTCTAAATATTCAAAACTTTCAAACGAAAAAGTTGAAAAAATATTAGGAATAAAAATGCCTGCCTGGCAAGACGGAATAGATAGATTTTTAAAGGAATTTAATCATTAA
- a CDS encoding WecB/TagA/CpsF family glycosyltransferase: MMNNSVVSVFGYLFNNYSTPELAAKIMEHVKKDNKILWQIVTVNMDFIDRAKRDEELRYIIKSSNIVTADGMPIIWVSKLFGKPLKERVTGSDLTPLLIKEAEKNEVPLFFLGGTIKENEIAIKNLKRDYPKLKTGNFSPEVKPLLAMENEEILEKIAEVKPKILFLSLGSKAEKWTRMNRHQLEEIGVKAVIGVGATIKFLAGTVNRAPLWMQKNGLEWFYRLMQEPTHLYKRYSRNFIALVAEVVHELWRSSEQEFNGIIYNRRIFSSPIVEDLKIPEKRVLQLKLKNKIQVYHLNKYKKRLHNLIYGDEIQKVEIDFLRVIFLDSAALGYLLRMNQEMTMLGKELKILRISPQLYNLFKFRKLDDFLDMDFYVQRKPPELDIKYLEEYKNKEILNDGLYFFNKRIIDLAGTTVGLALSAPIVILAGLAIKLEDGGPIFFKQVRVGKGGKPFYIYKLRSMVLNAEELKVQLEDKAEIKGKIFKMKNDPRITKVGKFLRKTSIDEMPQFYNVFRGEMSLVGPRPAIDHEVGKYSYEECGRVVKVKPGITGITQIRERLDGKLNFEEQIKYDFEYIEKRNSLLDLWILFKTVYAVLKGSGE, from the coding sequence ATGATGAATAATAGTGTAGTTTCTGTATTTGGTTATTTATTTAATAATTACAGTACGCCTGAATTAGCTGCAAAGATAATGGAACATGTAAAAAAAGATAATAAAATACTTTGGCAGATAGTCACTGTAAATATGGATTTTATTGACAGAGCCAAGAGGGATGAAGAACTGAGATATATAATAAAATCGTCTAATATAGTTACTGCTGACGGGATGCCTATCATCTGGGTTTCTAAACTATTTGGAAAGCCTCTAAAAGAAAGAGTTACAGGCTCTGATCTTACACCGTTACTTATAAAAGAAGCTGAAAAAAATGAAGTACCACTATTTTTTCTAGGGGGGACTATAAAAGAGAATGAAATAGCGATAAAAAATCTTAAAAGAGACTATCCAAAATTAAAAACAGGGAATTTTTCACCTGAAGTAAAACCTCTTTTAGCCATGGAAAATGAAGAAATTTTAGAAAAAATAGCAGAAGTAAAACCTAAAATATTATTTTTATCCCTGGGAAGTAAAGCAGAAAAATGGACCAGAATGAACAGACATCAGCTGGAAGAGATAGGAGTAAAAGCCGTGATAGGTGTAGGAGCTACTATTAAATTCTTGGCTGGAACGGTCAATAGAGCTCCATTATGGATGCAGAAAAATGGTTTGGAATGGTTTTATAGACTGATGCAGGAACCAACTCACCTCTATAAGAGATATTCTAGAAATTTTATAGCGCTGGTAGCAGAGGTTGTCCATGAACTATGGAGAAGTTCTGAACAAGAATTCAATGGAATTATTTACAATCGTAGAATCTTTAGTTCACCTATAGTTGAGGACTTAAAAATTCCTGAAAAAAGGGTTTTACAGCTGAAGCTAAAAAATAAAATACAGGTTTATCATCTGAATAAATATAAAAAAAGATTGCATAATCTTATATATGGGGATGAAATCCAAAAAGTTGAGATAGATTTTTTAAGGGTAATATTTTTAGACTCAGCAGCTCTAGGCTACCTTTTGAGAATGAACCAGGAAATGACTATGTTAGGGAAAGAACTGAAAATTTTAAGGATTTCACCACAGTTATATAACTTGTTTAAATTCAGAAAATTAGATGATTTTCTAGACATGGATTTTTATGTACAGAGAAAACCACCAGAACTGGATATAAAATATTTGGAAGAGTATAAAAATAAAGAAATTTTAAATGATGGATTATACTTTTTTAATAAAAGAATTATAGATTTAGCCGGAACCACTGTAGGTTTAGCTTTATCTGCACCAATAGTCATCTTGGCAGGGCTGGCTATAAAACTAGAGGATGGAGGACCGATTTTTTTCAAACAAGTCCGTGTTGGAAAGGGAGGAAAACCATTTTATATTTATAAACTCAGATCGATGGTTTTAAATGCTGAAGAGCTAAAGGTACAGTTAGAAGATAAGGCTGAAATAAAGGGAAAAATATTTAAGATGAAAAATGATCCCAGAATAACAAAAGTAGGTAAATTTTTAAGGAAAACCTCCATTGATGAGATGCCGCAATTTTATAATGTATTCAGAGGGGAGATGAGTTTGGTAGGACCTAGGCCAGCTATAGATCATGAAGTCGGAAAGTACAGCTACGAAGAGTGTGGGAGAGTAGTAAAAGTAAAACCTGGTATTACTGGTATTACTCAGATCAGAGAAAGATTAGATGGCAAATTAAATTTTGAAGAACAGATTAAATACGATTTTGAATATATTGAAAAAAGAAATAGTCTTCTTGATCTCTGGATATTATTTAAAACTGTATATGCTGTTTTAAAAGGATCTGGTGAATAA
- a CDS encoding GGDEF domain-containing phosphodiesterase translates to MKLKKIQINTTYVFLILLVGVLLDIYYETNTLYHEELQRIDKNLYKTAKNMPFYIGDNYNFHGMNNKSYSEDEILKNSQKLIEIAHINEVDYLYTIIIEDNMPTYTSIGGSSKEYLEYFKNKDLSQFYWFTFEDVEDDSIEETVDMFNNQDIIYINSSDNLGKYRSIYLISTAEDGRKYISGADMTITNLNKIIFKKISYQILHTLLMLLILLLFILIISKNMKEQKKIRENFLKNISYDSLTGVLKREKGIERMNQIINDLPLEDKKMFVGLFDIMDMTYINEEFGTKVGDDMIKKLADVLKMAFRETDEIIRLNGDQFLVAVKEPLSGGTIEQLEERFELFLKKYDFMKKRELHMTVRKVFLKWDRETNLNPMLRVLFEKLRFIKGNSEKEVALMELDIQRGLHSNEFEVYYQPKIDVLDKTIEFEALMRWNHKEKGMISPINFIPIAERSSLIISLTEFLIKQVKKDIQFLKTKVSLNISPVHFNREFFLEEMLEKYDNLDGLEFELTEDNFIKEIDNSIKKIETLKDRGVNFLIDDFGTGYSSLSSLAKLPVTTLKIDRSFVVNMFKTHRDLNVIKTIIQLGKNLNLKIVAEGVEELKEINFLMDLGVSTFQGYYLGKPEKFEIVLDKLENEIYLMKLKKLNTKFNKHMEVNL, encoded by the coding sequence ATGAAATTAAAAAAAATACAAATAAACACCACATATGTTTTCCTAATTTTATTAGTTGGAGTATTGCTGGATATTTACTATGAGACTAATACCCTATACCATGAAGAGCTCCAAAGAATAGATAAAAACCTTTATAAAACTGCAAAAAATATGCCTTTTTATATAGGAGATAACTACAATTTCCATGGAATGAACAATAAGTCATATAGTGAAGATGAAATTTTAAAAAATTCACAAAAACTTATAGAGATCGCTCATATAAACGAAGTTGACTATCTATATACTATTATAATTGAAGATAATATGCCTACATATACTTCTATTGGTGGATCCAGCAAAGAATACCTTGAATATTTTAAAAATAAAGATCTCTCTCAATTTTATTGGTTTACTTTCGAAGACGTTGAGGATGATTCAATCGAAGAAACTGTCGATATGTTTAACAACCAGGATATCATATATATCAACAGCTCTGATAACCTTGGTAAATATAGATCAATATATCTTATATCAACAGCTGAGGATGGCAGAAAATATATATCTGGTGCTGATATGACAATAACTAATTTAAACAAAATCATCTTTAAAAAGATTTCTTACCAAATATTGCATACATTGCTGATGTTATTAATATTATTATTATTTATATTAATAATATCTAAAAATATGAAGGAGCAGAAAAAAATTCGGGAAAACTTTCTTAAAAATATCAGTTATGATAGCCTCACCGGAGTTCTAAAAAGAGAAAAAGGGATAGAGAGGATGAATCAAATCATAAATGACCTACCACTTGAAGATAAAAAAATGTTTGTGGGATTATTTGACATCATGGACATGACCTATATAAATGAAGAATTTGGGACAAAAGTAGGTGATGATATGATAAAAAAACTTGCTGACGTATTAAAAATGGCCTTTAGAGAAACAGATGAAATAATAAGGCTCAATGGAGATCAATTCTTGGTTGCTGTCAAAGAACCCCTATCTGGTGGAACAATAGAACAATTAGAAGAAAGGTTTGAGTTATTTTTAAAGAAATATGATTTTATGAAAAAAAGAGAGTTACATATGACCGTTCGTAAAGTCTTTTTAAAATGGGATCGTGAAACTAACCTAAACCCTATGTTGAGAGTTTTATTTGAAAAATTGAGGTTTATAAAGGGAAATAGTGAAAAAGAGGTTGCTTTGATGGAATTAGATATTCAAAGAGGTCTTCATAGCAATGAATTTGAAGTTTATTACCAGCCTAAAATAGATGTTTTAGATAAAACCATTGAATTTGAAGCACTTATGAGATGGAATCATAAGGAAAAAGGAATGATTTCTCCTATAAATTTCATACCTATAGCCGAGAGATCCTCCCTGATAATCTCCCTTACTGAGTTTTTAATAAAACAAGTAAAAAAAGATATTCAGTTTTTAAAAACAAAGGTGTCACTGAATATATCTCCTGTTCATTTCAATAGAGAATTCTTCCTGGAAGAGATGCTCGAAAAATATGATAACCTGGATGGATTAGAATTTGAGTTAACAGAAGATAACTTTATAAAGGAAATCGATAATTCTATAAAAAAAATTGAAACTTTAAAAGATAGGGGAGTAAATTTTCTTATCGATGATTTCGGAACTGGGTATTCGTCTTTATCCTCCCTGGCCAAATTGCCTGTAACAACTCTGAAAATTGATCGATCTTTTGTAGTAAATATGTTTAAAACTCATAGGGATCTGAATGTTATAAAGACAATAATCCAGCTGGGTAAAAATTTAAACCTAAAAATTGTAGCCGAAGGGGTAGAAGAACTAAAAGAAATCAATTTTTTAATGGATTTAGGGGTCTCTACTTTTCAAGGATACTATTTAGGCAAACCTGAAAAATTTGAAATTGTTTTAGATAAATTAGAAAATGAGATTTATCTGATGAAATTAAAAAAATTAAATACTAAATTTAATAAACATATGGAGGTAAATTTATGA